In Pseudomonas sp. Q1-7, the genomic window GCATTCCCCCGCCCGCTTGACAACGCGCTTCAGCACGGGAGCACCCACTGCGACGACCACGTCCTTTTCAGTTAGCGAAAGCGCACTGACGCCGACCTTACCCGACTCTGGCTCTTCGCCGCACCCTTGTAAGCCAAACAGCGCACCTGTGACCACGGCCGCCAGTAATTTCTTTCTCATAACCTTCCCCTGCTCGTTAAACCAATAGCCCACAGACAGTGCTGCAAGCAACACCTCAAAGTGGAGTGAGTGGACAATACGTGGACTCAACCTCAACTGAACGAGTCACTCCTCACCACCACCGGACTCACTACCCGAAGACCTCTGCCCAATCACTCGACACGTAGCATCAAAAAACCCACCGATCAAAAAGAGAGGCTTAGGCCTCACACCACGCGCGACGTACTTCCAGGAATATCAGAAGGCCAGGGAAGCATCCGCTCCGAATAGCAACCAACGATGCTCTACCCCGGAAGAGCGACCCATACTCATCTGATATAGTGTCGCATTTAAACATACCCGTTGTCTCTTGATAAGCCGAGCGACACTGCGCAATAGAAACCACAGTACTTCACCAAGCCCCCCTACAAAGAAGACAAGAAGACGCGACCTCCGAGAACAAACTAAGACACAGGAAATCCTAGTTAAATAAGATTCAATGGAGCGAGCGAATAGCACACCGCCGCGCAGACCAACGAAGCCATAGCCAGACATATCGAGGGAGGTGTAACATACCCCCATAATCCCATGGAGAGTTCCAGATTGAAGAAAAATCAAGATTTTAGCGTTATCATTCCGGCTCGATATGATTCGAGCCGTCTTCCTGGAAAGCCACTTATAGAGATATGTGGAGTTCCGATGATCATAAGAACTTATAAACAGTGCGCGAAGGCCTGCCCTCCAGAGAGGATCTTCGTCGCAACCGACGACGAAAGAATCAGGACTGTCTGCCAAGCACATGACATCCAGGTACTAATGACGTCGAAAGATTGTCTCACGGGAACGGACCGAGTCGCCGAATGCGCAGAGTTGATCGACTCCAAGGTGTTCATCAATGTTCAGGGCGACGAACCCCTTTTCAACCCAGAAGACCTGAGAACCATTATCGACAGTCTCAATGACTATCCAGGTGATGTACTTAACGGCTTCTGCCCCATTCTAGAGGAAGAGCAGTTCAGAAGCACAAGCACTCCAAAAGTCGTAATCCGCCCCGACGGACGCCTACTCTATATGTCTCGGGCGACAATTCCAGGATCTAAAGACAATAAATTTATCTCAGGCTATCGTCAGGTATGCGTCTACGCGTTCCCTCGCAAAGCCCTTGAAGATTTTAGCGCACAAAAGCACAAGACCCCCTTGGAGAACATAGAAGACATAGAAATTCTTCGCTTTCTGGAGCTGGGCTGGGAAGTAAGGATGATTGAGCTTTCGACTAGTTCAATCGCCGTTGATAACCCAGGCGACGTATTGCGCGCCGAAGCGGCAGTTCATGAAGGAAAACGACCATGACTTCGAATACTGATTACAAATCTTTCATATTTGATTGCGACGGAGTGGTGCTAGATTCCAACAGAATAAAAACCGATGCATTCTATCGGGCGGCCGTTAACTATGGAGAGGCTCCAGCTCAGAAACTCGTGGAGTTCCATGTGGCAAATGGCGGAATATCTCGATATCGAAAATTTGAGTATTTTTTCAGCGAGATACTACATAAGACATCATGGGATCGCGACCTGAGTATTGCCCTTGAAAACTATGCAACATTTGTCCGGGATGGTCTTCTCAACTGCGAAATCGCCTCTGGCCTTCATGAATTGCGCGAAGTTACCCCAGAGAGCCGCTGGCTAATCGTATCGGGGGGCGACGAGAACGAACTCAGAGAAATCTTCACGATGCGAGGCTTGATCGGTTACTTTGATGGAGGCATCTTTGGCAGCCCCACGCCAAAAGACGTCATTTTAGCAAGAGAAATCGCGCGAGGAAATATCCCGAAACCAGCAGTATTTCTAGGAGACAGCCGGTTTGATCATCAGTGCGCTGACGACGCCGGATTGGACTTTGTGTTCCTGAGCGCGTGGAGCGAGTTCAAGGATTGGCCAGAGTACTTCAGCGACAAAAATGTGACCATTTGCAGTAGCATCGAATCGCTGATTGCTGAATCAAGTACTAAACAAAAATAAGAGATTCGCAGTCCTGAGCTACTTTCTCATGATTACCCCGCATAGTTGATCTAGAGCACTATCAACACATGTTTCAAGCGTATTAATTATCAGCTCAGGCGAAGTCGGATGCTCGTAGGGAGAGGATATCCCCGTGAACTCAGCGAGCTCCCCCGCCCTTGCGCGTACGTATAGCCCCTTCGGATCCCTGGCCTCGCAGGCCTCAAGTGGTGTACTAATGTACACTTCTCGGAAGTGTTCAACACCGATAATTTCCTTCGCCATGGCCCGGTCGGATCGCAAGGGCGAAATCAAAGCAACAATAACTATCAACCCGGCCTCATTCATCAGCCGGGATACTTCAGCAACCCTTCTGATATTCTCGGAACGGTCTTCACTGGAGAACCCCAGATTCCTGTTCAGGCCATGCCGAACATTATCTCCATCAAGAGTAAAGCAAGCTTTCCCCTCCGACAGCAGTCGACGCTCCAAGGCGAACGCTAAAGTCGATTTTCCAGAGGCACTCAAACCGGTCAGCCAGATTGTCACACCAGTTTGCCCCAACAATGCCTCTCGCTCGTTTCGCGCCACAATTCCTTGGTGCCACACAATGCCCTTCGTCACCATATTCACTCCTCAAATATTCCAGTACATGAGCCATGGCAAAGAAATAAGAAGTAATCCGCCCCTGGGCCGACTCACTCGTAATGCCTTACTCTCTCGACGATGAAATCGGACAAGTCCTCCATATTAAACCGACACGGGGTATTCTTGTCGAACGCAACGAGATAATTCTCGAACAACGTACCGATGTACGCACGTCCGTTCTCCACGCGCCCGGAAAAACCATCATGATAAAGGGCTGCGCGCAGCATAGTAGGGACATCCAGAGACGTTCGGCATTCGTACGCAATATCTCTGAGGCTCAATTCGGTGAAGCCAAGCGTGACTACCGGCTTCTCGCTGGCCACTACTCTAGCCAAGGCAGTCGTTGAAAGAGAAACACAAACATCTGAATTCTCTATGAGAAAATTGATGTTTACATCTTTAGCAAGGTAGAAGTTATCAGATAGAAGATCTTCATAAGATCCACGATCGGATGGATGCGGCTTAAAAACCAGAATATCCGTCGGCGCGACAACCCCCATCGCCTCGATGACTGACATTAATCCTGAGCGTGTCGATGCAAAAGGATTAGCCACCTCTATCGAGGAACCAAAAGACGAAAGGCTGCAACCAGCCCCAAGATCATTTATGCCGATAAAAAGAACAACCTTTTTATCCGTATTCTCTATTACCTCTCTCAACCCTGAAATAGCGTCGACGTTATAAGATGCGTAAGGCAGCACGGAACTCCTCTTGACCCATTCGGAATAGCGAGAGCTTGACTCTATCCCACCATCACATGGAATGGATAAGGCTCGTTGGGGTTGAAGCCCAAAACCTCCAAATGCGAACTGCCCGACAATGTCCACCATGAGGGTTCCAGAGAAGTGC contains:
- a CDS encoding 3-deoxy-manno-octulosonate cytidylyltransferase produces the protein MESSRLKKNQDFSVIIPARYDSSRLPGKPLIEICGVPMIIRTYKQCAKACPPERIFVATDDERIRTVCQAHDIQVLMTSKDCLTGTDRVAECAELIDSKVFINVQGDEPLFNPEDLRTIIDSLNDYPGDVLNGFCPILEEEQFRSTSTPKVVIRPDGRLLYMSRATIPGSKDNKFISGYRQVCVYAFPRKALEDFSAQKHKTPLENIEDIEILRFLELGWEVRMIELSTSSIAVDNPGDVLRAEAAVHEGKRP
- a CDS encoding HAD family hydrolase; this encodes MTSNTDYKSFIFDCDGVVLDSNRIKTDAFYRAAVNYGEAPAQKLVEFHVANGGISRYRKFEYFFSEILHKTSWDRDLSIALENYATFVRDGLLNCEIASGLHELREVTPESRWLIVSGGDENELREIFTMRGLIGYFDGGIFGSPTPKDVILAREIARGNIPKPAVFLGDSRFDHQCADDAGLDFVFLSAWSEFKDWPEYFSDKNVTICSSIESLIAESSTKQK
- the cysC gene encoding adenylyl-sulfate kinase, with the translated sequence MVTKGIVWHQGIVARNEREALLGQTGVTIWLTGLSASGKSTLAFALERRLLSEGKACFTLDGDNVRHGLNRNLGFSSEDRSENIRRVAEVSRLMNEAGLIVIVALISPLRSDRAMAKEIIGVEHFREVYISTPLEACEARDPKGLYVRARAGELAEFTGISSPYEHPTSPELIINTLETCVDSALDQLCGVIMRK
- a CDS encoding capsular polysaccharide export protein, LipB/KpsS family, with the translated sequence MTFVTDAPALVNLRSLDVVHTGFFVSSPKRYCAPAPDVAGRWLSIILNYERFWLASSGRALPKLERHRETVCDGYHYWFDILKKSRPSIMLVWGSTAPLSRLHLKLCSELSIPTVILERGHFSGTLMVDIVGQFAFGGFGLQPQRALSIPCDGGIESSSRYSEWVKRSSVLPYASYNVDAISGLREVIENTDKKVVLFIGINDLGAGCSLSSFGSSIEVANPFASTRSGLMSVIEAMGVVAPTDILVFKPHPSDRGSYEDLLSDNFYLAKDVNINFLIENSDVCVSLSTTALARVVASEKPVVTLGFTELSLRDIAYECRTSLDVPTMLRAALYHDGFSGRVENGRAYIGTLFENYLVAFDKNTPCRFNMEDLSDFIVERVRHYE